A single Mercenaria mercenaria strain notata chromosome 9, MADL_Memer_1, whole genome shotgun sequence DNA region contains:
- the LOC123547168 gene encoding peptidoglycan recognition protein 1-like yields MKYLYLLLSLYLVDALPLPGCDNVTIVTRQEWAARPSKEINYMGTPVTVVFIHHTAMSECFTQDACANEMRIIQNFHKDTRGWDDIGYNFLIGEDGKAYEGRAWDRIGAHTYGWNDVAIAFSIMGDYSNKLPNDDALHAVKAMIECGVKLGKITPDYKMYGHRDVRPTECPGNSLYELIQTWDHFDHNTPVKPTPKPYRQTKEF; encoded by the exons atgaagtatctatatctTCTGCTATCTCTAT ATCTGGTAGATGCATTGCCCCTTCCTGGCTGTGATAACGTTACCATAGTGACACGACAAGAATGGGCCGCGAGACCGTCTAAAGAGATTAATTACATGGGTACGCCAGTAACAGTGGTATTCATTCACCATACAGCAATGAGCGAATGTTTTACACAAGATGCTTGTGCTAATGAAATGAGGATCATACAGAACTTCCACAAGGACACAAGGG GTTGGGACGATATTGGATACAATTTTCTTATTGGCGAGGATGGTAAGGCATACGAAGGCAGAGCCTGGGACAGAATTGGAGCACATACATATGGATGGAATGATGTGGCAATTGCCTTCTCAATCATGGGCGATTACTCTAACAAGCTTCCAAACGACGATGCCTTGCATGCAGTCAAAGCTATGATAGAATGTGGCGTAAAGCTTGGCAAAATTACACCAGATTACAAAATGTACGGTCATCGAGATGTTCGTCCAACGGAATGTCCAGGAAACAGCTTGTATGAACTGATCCAAACTTGGGACCACTTTGATCACAACACACCAGTTAAACCTACTCCGAAGCCATATCGGCAaacaaaagagttttaa